From a single Dryobates pubescens isolate bDryPub1 chromosome 41 unlocalized genomic scaffold, bDryPub1.pri SUPER_41_unloc_1, whole genome shotgun sequence genomic region:
- the GBA1 gene encoding lysosomal acid glucosylceramidase: MGSAGAGALRWLLLLLQAVPWAAGARPCSPKYFGRDAIVCVCNATYCDTLDPVVLPARGTYIKYESSKAGKRLERSEGRFQRSLQAPDLVLTVDTTQRYQKVKGFGGSVTDAAAINLLSLPEAAQDHLLRSYFSEEGLEYNLVRLPMASCDFSLHAYTYDDVPYDYELKHFRLRDEDTKLKIPLLHRALAMSKQPVSLIASPWTSPAWMKTSESYVGKGTLKGQAGDKYHKTWANYFVRFLDEYSKHNLTFWAVTAENEPTAGLINNYPFQCLGFTAEQQRDFIARDLGPALANSSHPHVQLIILDDNRLHLPHWAKVVLEDEQAARYVHGIGIHWYLDFIGPIQDTVVPTHELFPDYFILATEASIGAHFWERDVILGCWERGNQYSHSILMNLNNYVTGWIDWNLALDLEGGPNWVKNYVDSPVIVDRSEGIFYKQPMFYHMGHFSKFIPEGSQRVGLVASKESKKTELEYTAFLRPDGALVVVVLNRSPQNITFGLADRVGLIAAVAPASSIQTYLWQQQ, encoded by the exons ATGGGGAGCGCCGGTGCCGGCGCCCTgcgctggctgctgctgctgttgcaggcGGTGCCCTGGGCCGCAG GTGCCcggccctgcagccccaagtACTTTGGCCGCGATGCCATCGTGTGCGTCTGCAACGCCACCTACTGCGACACGCTGGACCCCGTGGTGCTGCCGGCCCGGGGCACCTACATCAAGTAcgagagcagcaaggctggcaAGCGGCTGGAGCGCAGCGAGGGAAGATTCCAGCGCAGCCTGCAGGCCCCAG atcTCGTCCTGACCGTGGACACGACGCAGAGGTACCAGAAGGTGAAAGGCTTCGGCGGCTCCGTCACCGACGCAGCTGCTATCAACCTCTTGTCCCTGCCAGAAGCAGCCCAGGATCACCTCCTGCGCTCCTACTTCTCTGAGGAAG ggctggagtacAACCTTGTCCGGCTCCCTATGGCCAGCTGTGACTTCTCCCTCCACGCCTACACCTACGACGATGTCCCCTACGACTATGAGCTCAAGCACTTCAGACTGCGAGATGAGGACACGAAGCTGAAG aTTCCTCTTCTGCACCGAGCCTTGGCCATGAGCAAGCAGCCTGTGTCGCTGATCGCCAGCCCCTGgacctccccagcctggatgaAGACCAGCGAGTCCTACGTGGGGAAGGGCACACtgaaggggcaggcaggggataAGTACCACAAGACCTGGGCCAACTATTTTGTCAG GTTCCTGGATGAATACTCCAAGCACAACCTGACCTTCTGGGCAGTGACAGCAGAGAATGAGCCCACGGCAGGGCTGATCAACAACTaccccttccagtgcctgggcttcacagctgagcagcagagggactTCATCGCGAGGGACCTGGGCCCCGCGCTGGCCAACAGCTCCCACCCCCACGTCCAGCTCATCATCCTGGACGACAATCGGCTCCACCTTCCCCACTGGGCCAAAGTG GTCCTGgaggatgagcaagcagctcgcTATGTCCATGGCATTGGCATCCACTGGTACCTGGACTTCATTGGCCCCATACAGGACACTGTGGTGCCCACTCATGAGCTCTTCCCTGACTACTTCATCCTGGCCACCGAGGCCTCCATCGGGGCCCATTTCTGGGAGCGGGATGTgatcctgggctgctgggagaggggcaATCAGTACAGCCACAGCATCCTGATG AACCTCAACAACTATGTGACTGGTTGGATCGACTGGAACCTGGCCCTAGACCTGGAGGGGGGCCCCAACTGGGTCAAGAACTACGTGGACAGCCCTGTCATCGTGGACAGGAGTGAAGGCATCTTCTACAAGCAGCCCATGTTCTACCACATGGGGCACTTCAG TAAGTTCATCCCTGAGGGCTCCCAGCGTGTGGGGCTTGTTGCCTCCAAGGAGTCCAAGAAGACAGAGCTGGAGTACACGGCTTTCCTGCGCCCCGACGGTgccctggtggtggtggttctgAACCG GTCCCCACAGAACATCACCTTTGGGCTTGCTGACCGCGTTGGCCTCATCGCGGCTGTGGCTCCGGCCAGCTCCATCCAGACCtacctgtggcagcagcagtga
- the LOC104310271 gene encoding lysosomal acid glucosylceramidase encodes MGAVGVLGWWLLLLQVVPWATGARPCSPKHFGQDSIVCVCNATYCDTLDPVALPAPGAYIKYESSKAGKRLERSEGRFQRSLHAPGLLLTLNVSARYQRIKGFGGSLSDSAALNILQLSRPAQDRLLRSYFSESGIEYNLLRLPMACSDFSTRPYSYDDVPQDFELKHFRLAEEDLKMKIPLLHRASAMSSRPLSLLASPWTTPAWMKSNGDVRGKGILKGQAGDKYHKTWANYFIKFLDEYAKHNVTFWAVTAQNEPLAALLTPPQFPTIAFTAVSQRDFVVHDLGPALARSAHRTRLIIMDDQRIHLPHWAKVVLGNATAARYSAGVGVHWYLDSIVPASCLDATHKLFPDHFLLYTEACSGFLTFRFSVSLGCWERGVHYSHSILTVLNHFVAGWTDWNLALDLKGGPNWVKNYVDSPVIVDSSKDVFYKQPMFYHLGHFSKFIPEGSQRVGLHSSRRCLTCQLQHVAALRPDGALVLVVLNKSVGAAQARGGEGSSLVLLAQSLSLPRFGWDVPFGIRDPVLGFIETVAPANSIQTYLWRQQ; translated from the exons ATGGGGGCTGTTGGTgtcctgggctggtggctgctgctgctgcaggtggtgcCCTGGGCCACAG GTGCCcggccctgcagccccaagcACTTCGGCCAGGATTCCATCGTGTGTGTCTGCAATGCCACCTACTGCGACACGCTGGACCCCGTGGCGCTGCCAGCCCCGGGCGCCTACATCAAGTAcgagagcagcaaggctggcaAGCGGCTGGAGCGCAGCGAGGGAAGATTCCAGCGCAGCCTGCACGCCCCAG ggctgctgctgacgCTCAATGTCTCTGCGCGGTACCAGCGCATCAAGGGCTTCGGTGGATCCCTCTCCGATTCTGCTGCCCTCAACATTCTGCAGCTGTCACGGCCGGCCCAGGACCGGCTGCTGCGCTCCTACTTCTCCGAGAGCG ggatTGAGTACAACCTCCTCCGGCTCCCCATGGCTTGCAGCGACTTCTCCACACGCCCCTACAGCTACGACGACGTCCCCCAGGACTTCGAGCTGAAGCACTTCAGGCTGGCAGAAGAAGACCTGAAGATGAAG ATCCCTCTCCTGCACCGAGCTTCAGCCATGAGCAGTAGGCCACTGTCACTGCTTGCCAGCCCCTGGACCACCCCAGCCTGGATGAAGAGCAACGGCGACGTCCGCGGGAAGGGCATCCtgaaggggcaggcaggggacaaGTACCACAAGACCTGGGCCAACTACTTCATCAA GTTCCTGGACGAATATGCCAAGCACAATGTGACCTTCTGGGCAGTGACAGCACAGAACGAGCCCCTGGCAGCGCTCCTCACGCCCCCCCAGTTCCCCACCATCGCCTTCACCGCCGTGAGCCAGAGGGACTTCGTGGTGCACGACCTGGGCCCCGCGCTGGCACGCAGTGCCCACCGCACCCGGCTCATCATCATGGACGACCAACGCATCCACCTCCCGCACTGGGCCAAAGTG GTCCTGGGCAATGCCACTGCTGCTCGCTATTCCGCTGGCGTGGGAGTGCACTGGTACCTGGACAGCAttgtccctgccagctgcctggatGCCACCCACAAGCTCTTCCCTGACCATTTCCTCCTCTACACGGAGGCCTGCAGTGGCTTCCTCACCTTCCGCTTCTCCgtgtccctgggctgctgggagcgaGGGGTCCACTACAGCCACAGCATCCTGACG GTCCTGAACCACTTTGTGGCTGGCTGGACAGACTGGAACCTGGCCCTAGACCTCAAGGGAGGTCCCAACTGGGTCAAGAACTACGTGGACAGCCCTGTCATCGTGGACAGCAGCAAGGATGTCTTCTACAAGCAGCCCATGTTCTACCACCTGGGGCACTTCAG caaGTTCATCCCCGAGGGCTCGCAGCGCGtggggctgcacagcagccGCCGGTGCCtcacctgccagctgcagcatgtGGCTGCCCTGCGCCCCGATGGGGCTCTGGTCCTGGTGGTCCTCAACAAGTCAGTGGGGGCAGCCCAGGCaagggggggagagggctcATCACTGGTCCTGCTTGCTcagtccctctccctccccaggttCGGCTGGGATGTGCCATTTGGGATCCGGGACCCTGTTCTTGGTTTCATCGAGACTGTGGCTCCAGCCAACTCCATCCAGACCTACCTGTGGCGTCAGCAGTGA
- the LOC104310251 gene encoding lysosomal acid glucosylceramidase, translating to MGPGCASMLGWLLLMQAALQAAGGRPCDAKDFGHGSLVCVCSATYCDTLDPVVLPAPGTYLKYESSKAGKRLERSEGSFQHNVKTPDFHLTLDTAQRYQKVKGFGGSVTDSAAINIQSLSKDAQNHLIRSYFSEEGIEYNLVRVPMASTDFSVRLYTYADAEGDFELKHFSLTEEDTQMKIPILQAAQAVAKRPLSLYASPWTSPVWMKTNGAMTGRGTLKGSPGDKYHQAWAKYFIRFLDEYAKHNLTFWAVTAGNEPTAGEIIFYPFQCLGFSPEHQRDFIARDLGPALANSSHPHVQLIILDDQRVMLPYWAQVVLKDPVAASYISGIGIHWYLDFLAPIDLTLSITHHLFPNYFLLSTEASTGSYFWEPRVVLGGWDRGSKYSHSILTNLNNYVTGWTDWNLALDLEGGPNWSKNYVDSPVIVDSSKDVFYKQPMFYHLGHFSKFIPEGSQRVGLAVSKRCRRCDLEHSAFLRPDGAIVLVVLNRSPVDVSFGISDPRVGFIEATAPSDSIQTFLWKQPA from the exons atGGGGCCTGGGTGTGCCAgcatgctgggctggctcctgctcatgcaggcagcgctgcaggcagcag gtgGCCGACCCTGCGATGCCAAAGACTTCGGGCACGGCTCGCTGGTGTGTGTCTGCAGTGCCACTTACTGCGACACGCTGGACCCCgtggtgctgccagccccgggCACCTACCTCAAGTAcgagagcagcaaggctggcaAGCGGCTGGAGCGCAGCGAGGGAAGCTTCCAGCACAACGTCAAGACCCCAG ATTTCCATCTCACCCTGGACACGGCACAGAGGTACCAGAAGGTGAAAGGCTTCGGTGGTTCTGTCACCGACTCAGCTGCCATCAACATCCAGTCCCTGTCTAAGGATGCCCAGAACCACCTGATCCGCTCCTACTTCTCCGAGGAAG gcatTGAGTACAACCTCGTGCGAGTCCCCATGGCCAGCACAGACTTCTCCGTTCGCCTCTACACCTACGCTGACGCCGAGGGGGACTTCGAGCTGAAGCACTTCAGCCTGACAGAGGAGGACACACAGATGAAG ATCCCCATCCtccaggcagctcaggcagTGGCCAAGCGACCACTGTCGCTGTATGCCAGCCCCTGGACCTCCCCGGTCTGGATGAAGACCAACGGTGCCATGACAGGGAGGGGGACGCTgaagggcagccctggggacaaGTACCACCAGGCCTGGGCCAAGTACTTCATCCG GTTCCTGGACGAATATGCCAAGCACAACCTGACCTTCTGGGCAGTGACAGCAGGGAATGAGCCCACGGCTGGTGAGATTATCTTCTaccccttccagtgcctgggCTTCTCGCCGGAGCACCAGAGGGACTTCATCGCGCGGGACCTGGGCCCCGCGCTGGCCAACAGCTCCCACCCCCACGTCCAGCTCATCATCCTGGACGACCAGAGGGTGATGCTGCCCTACTGGGCCCAAGTG GTTCTCAAAGACCCTGTGGCCGCCAGCTACATCAGTGGCATCGGCATCCACTGGTACCTGGACTTCCTGGCACCCATCGACCTCACACTCTCCATCACCCACCACCTCTTCCCAAActatttccttctctccacgGAGGCCTCCACTGGCTCCTACTTCTGGGagcccagggtggtgctgggcggCTGGGACCGTGGGAGCAAGTACAGCCACAGCATCCTGACG aaCCTCAACAACTATGTGACTGGTTGGACCGATTGGAACCTGGCCCTGGACCTGGAGGGGGGACCCAACTGGAGCAAGAACTACGTGGACAGCCCTGTCATCGTGGACAGCAGCAAGGATGTCTTCTACAAGCAGCCTATGTTCTACCACCTGGGGCACTTCAG CAAGTTCATCCCTGAGGGCTCGCAGCGTGTGGGGCTGGCTGTGTCCAAGAGGTGTCGCCGGTGCGACCTGGAGCACTCAGCCTTCCTGCGCCCTGACGGTGCCATCGTCCTGGTGGTGCTGAACCG TTCCCCTGTGGATGTGTCCTTCGGGATCTCTGACCCCCGGGTCGGCTTCATCGAGGCCACAGCTCCCAGCGACTCCATCCAGACGTTCCTGTGGAAGCAGCCAGCCTag
- the MTX1 gene encoding metaxin-1 → MAAPMELFCWAGGWGLPSVDPDCLAVLTYARFTGAPLKLHRVTSPWRSPSGRLPALKTRDEGTISKMQQIITHLRKQKYNADYDLSAAQEADTLAFVSLLEEKLLPVLIHTFWVDAKNYVEHTRKWYAETIPFPLNFFLPNSMHKQHLERLQLMWGDGYMEDEEKLEKELYRDARECLTLLSQRLGGQKFFFGDSPASLDAFVFSRLAPLLKAKLPNGKLQQHLKSLQNLCNYCTSILSLYFPWDGGEPPASAPRAAGADSSEAEEDPHKRRNQLLSVLVGLVAMLGYAFLSGIVSIQRGGVGPAGRQQIALEEEEEEEEE, encoded by the exons ATGGCGGCGCCCAtggagctgttctgctgggcagggggctgggggctgccctcgGTAGACCCCGACTGTCTAGCCGTGCTG ACCTACGCGCGGTTCACCGGGGCGCCGCTGAAGCTGCACCGGGTCACCAGCCCCTGGAGGAGCCCCTCCG ggCGCCTGCCTGCGCTGAAGACCCGGGACGAGGGCACCATCTCCAAAATGCAGCAGATCATAACCCACCTCAGGAAACAG AAGTACAATGCTGACTACGACCTCTCAGCTGCACAGGAGGCAGACACCTTGGCCTTCGTGTccctgctggaggagaagctgctgcctgtgctg ATCCATACCTTCTGGGTGGATGCCAAGAACTACGTGGAGCACACACGGAAGTGGTATGCAGAAAccattcccttccccctcaACTTCTTCCTGCCCAACTCCATGCACAAGCAGCACCTGGAGCGGCTGCAGCTCATGTGGGGAGATGGCTACATGGAGGacgaggagaagctggagaaggag ctctaCCGCGATGCTCGGGAGTGCCTGACCCTCCTCTCCCAGCGCCTCGGGGGCCAGAAGTTTTTCTTCGGAGACTC GCCAGCCTCCCTCGACGCCTTCGTCTTCAGCCGCCTGGCGCCGCTCCTGAAGGCGAAGCTGCCCAACggcaaactgcagcagcacctgaAGTCCCTGCAGAACCTGTGCAACTACTGCACCTCCATCCTTAGCCTCTACTTCCCTTGGGACGGAG GTGAGCCCCCAGCCAGCGCCCCGcgggctgcaggtgctgacagcagtgaggcagaggaggaccCCCACAAACGGCGCAACCAGCTGCTGTcggtgctggtggggctggtggCCATGCTGGGCTACGCCTTCCTGAGCGGCATCGTCTCCATCCAGCGTGGTGGCGTGGGGCCAGCTGGCCGACAGCAAATTgccctggaggaggaggaagaggaggaggaggagtag